The Onthophagus taurus isolate NC unplaced genomic scaffold, IU_Otau_3.0 ScKx7SY_14, whole genome shotgun sequence genome includes a region encoding these proteins:
- the LOC139432311 gene encoding uncharacterized protein, with protein sequence MRDKHSKTNFDCTVCGGTFSRRDNLNVHLKRSHDLSMKRQAPPPPPPPSTIEHKSHLEMEVPGTSTKQQSNLEMVVPTPSTPSTSSSTPPPPPPGNKRHRYSARPESMIENEGRVCQVCGHLLPSLISLECHLRTEHVEIIDDNVRKFKSCYKNRVVCYRIDGPQPDDDIPSYLLKCCETVNRLIEQHLNRNGSVKAQIELLANYIKSGFDDDDGNEEIIMSEKNFNTKFRIITAATVLNEVYDEMTRDVLNQSEEFQERGSGWAFHSISHMLLNINKFEPIPGSSYIRLPHDIEKKKACINIKNYEDDACLAWCLMAALYPAKLHQDRTSSYPHYSETLNLQGIRFPITFKDIVKVEKLNNLSINVYELVRNSNKYTVEGPIYFTKQRREIHINLLYLYETGGKSHFVLIKNLSRLISRQFSRHEHSIHLCDGCITRFPSAEKLITHQNHDCNHIKTIVPTINLKSKPNYFGLHTPENILSFNNYKFTQMVPFVIYADFESILQPIDFCEPNSSKSFTEKVEMHQPYSFAYYIVSTIDSSFNKFETYTGLDASHVFITKLIDDVKFIYNKYLKTVKPMIPLTTDEQRNFDSAENCYICQNPFTSDQVKVRDHCHIDGKYRGPAHANFNLNFKLPNSIPIFFHNFSGYDCHLFIKEMADADEYGLDVLPNNKEKYISFSKRVFVDKLINEDKTVENIFLKLRFVDSFRFMASSLDSLAGNLEINDFINIRKFFSHPEHFKLLTKKGVFPYNYIASFDKLKDTSLPSKSMFYNKLNLEDISDEQYSHAQCVWKEFNCQNLKQYSDLYLKTDVLLLTDVFEKFRQVCFKTYDLDPAHYYTAPGLSWDAMLKFTKIKLELLTDIDQVHFIKKGIRGGISQCSLRYAKANNKYMDNYNPNLQSSHLMYWDANNLYGWAMSQYLPVSSFKWLDDTQILNFNFNNISDTSDYGYILDVDIEYPEYLHDTHNDLPFLCENILPPNGRCESDKRLIPNLFNKTNYVVHYRNLKQAVANGLKVSKINRVLSFRQSIWLKSYIDKNTALRQYANNSFEKDFFKLMNNAVFGKTMENVDKRVDVRLVTSWDDVHTSEISGRPRLGARSLIAKLNFKSISIFTETFSAIQMDRLHVVYDKPLYVGFTVLELSKLLMYNFYYDFLKPKYGESIRLCYMDTDSFTVLIDSDDVYRDVKLNLDKFDTSNYSPDNQFDIPLHNKAVLGKMKDENCGNTMVEFIGLRSKVYANRVADGRVTKKSKGVKKAIVKHNKSFQNYLDCLNSKSVLFKKQTLFRSFNHNIFTALQNKLVLSPNDSKRYICNNGINTFAWGHYSINDDST encoded by the coding sequence ATGCGAGATAAACATAGTAAAACTAATTTCGATTGTACCGTGTGTGGAGGAACATTTTCAAGACGAGATAACTTGAACGTACATCTGAAACGATCCCATGACTTATCTATGAAACGTCAagcaccaccaccaccaccaccaccatcaACCATCGAACATAAATCACATCTAGAGATGGAAGTTCCCGGTACATCTACTAAACAACAATCAAATTTGGAGATGGTAGTACCAACACCATCAACAccatcaacatcatcatcaacaccaccaccaccaccaccaggTAATAAACGTCATCGATATTCAGCACGTCCAGAGTCCATGATCGAAAACGAGGGAAGGGTATGTCAAGTTTGTGGCCATTTACTACCATCACTTATCTCGCTTGAATGTCATCTTAGAACTGAGCatgttgaaataatcgatGATAATGTTAGAAAATTTAAGTCTTGCTATAAAAATAGGGTAGTTTGCTATAGAATTGATGGACCTCAACCTGATGATGATATACCGTCATATCTATTGAAATGTTGTGAAACAGTTAATCGACTGATTGAACAACATCTCAATAGGAATGGTTCGGTAAAAGCTCAGATTGAGTTATTAGCAAATTATATTAAGTCCGGATTTGATGATGATGACGGGAATGAGGAAATTATTATGTcggagaaaaattttaatacaaaatttagaaTTATCACTGCCGCCACTGTGTTGAATGAGGTTTATGATGAGATGACTCGGGATGTTCTAAATCAAAGCGAAGAGTTTCAGGAGCGTGGGTCGGGGTGGGCTTTCCACTCTATATCTCACATGCTCCTGAACATCAATAAATTTGAGCCCATACCCGGGTCATCATATATTCGTTTACCTCATGATATCGAAAAGAAAAAGGCATGCATCAATATTAAGAATTATGAAGACGATGCATGTCTAGCGTGGTGTTTGATGGCAGCTCTTTATCCCGCAAAACTTCATCAAGACCGGACTTCAAGCTACCCTCACTATAGTGAAACACTTAATTTACAAGGTATTAGATTCCCCATTACTTTTAAAGACATTGTTAAAGTggaaaagttaaataatttaagcaTTAATGTGTATGAGTTAGTTAGGAATTCGAATAAGTATACGGTGGAaggaccaatttattttaccaaACAAAGACGGgaaattcatataaatttaCTCTATTTATATGAAACCGGCGGGAAAAgtcattttgtattaattaagaaCCTATCCAGGCTTATATCACGTCAGTTTTCACGCCATGAGCATTCTATACACCTTTGTGATGGATGTATAACCCGATTTCCATCtgctgaaaaattaattacacatCAGAATCACGATTGTAAtcatataaaaacaattgttcccacgataaatttaaaatcaaaacctAATTATTTTGGCTTACACACTcccgaaaatattttatcatttaataacTATAAATTCACACAGATGGTCCCGTTCGTTATATATGCAGACTTCGAATCGATTCTACAACCCATCGATTTTTGTGAGCCCAATTCATCTAAATCTTTTACCGAAAAAGTTGAGATGCATCAACCCTACAGTTTCGCGTATTATATCGTTTCCACGATTGAtagtagttttaataaatttgaaacgtaTACAGGACTTGATGCATCTCAcgtttttatcacaaaattaatcgatgatgttaaatttatctataatAAATACTTGAAAACCGTAAAACCAATGATACCTTTAACAACCGATGAGCAACGCAATTTCGATTCAGctgaaaattgttatatttgcCAAAATCCTTTCACATCTGACCAGGTTAAGGTACGCGATCATTGTCATATTGATGGTAAATACCGGGGACCCGCCCATGCAAATTTCAatctaaattttaaacttcCAAATTCTATTCCAATattctttcataattttagCGGTTATGAttgccatttatttattaaagaaatggcTGATGCTGATGAATATGGACTTGATGTATTGCcgaacaataaagaaaaatatatcagTTTCAGTAAAAGAGTGTTTGtcgataaattaatcaatgaagataaaactgtggaaaatattttcttaaaattaagatttgttGATTCGTTTAGATTTATGGCATCTTCATTAGACTCATTAGCCGGTAACCTCGAAATAAATGACTTTATCAATATACGTAAATTCTTTTCACACCcggaacattttaaattgttaacgaAAAAGGGTGTATTTCCATACAATTATATAGCCTCTTTCGACAAACTAAAAGATACATCACTACCATCTAAAAGCatgttttacaacaaattaaatttagaagacATAAGCGATGAGCAATATTCGCACGCTCAATGtgtgtggaaagaatttaattgtcaaaatttgaaacaatattCCGACTTGTATTTAAAGACAGATGTTCTTTTATTGACTgatgtatttgaaaaattcaggcaagtttgttttaaaacttacgATTTAGATCCCGCGCATTATTATACGGCACCGGGGCTATCTTGGGATGCCATgttaaaatttaccaaaattaaattagaattattgaCGGATATAGATCAAgttcattttattaagaaaggtATCCGTGGAGGTATTTCTCAATGCTCCCTACGGTACGCCAaagctaataataaatatatggaTAATTATAACCCCAATTTACAATCATCGCATTTAATGTATTGGGACGCGAATAATTTGTATGGATGGGCGATGTCGCAATATTTACCGGTTTCCAGTTTCAAGTGGTTAGATGATACCcaaattctaaattttaattttaataatatatcagATACTTCAGATTACGGTTACATTTTAGATGTAGATATCGAATACCCCGAGTATTTGCATGATACGCATAATgatttaccttttttatgtgaAAACATTTTACCACCTAACGGTAGATGTGAAAGCGATAAAAGGTtgattccaaatttatttaataaaacaaattatgttgtgcattatagaaatttaaagcaGGCCGTTGCTAACGGTcttaaagtttctaaaattaatagagtTTTATCGTTCAGACAGTCTATCTGGTTGAAATCTTACATCGATAAGAATACAGCATTACGCCAATACGCtaataattcttttgaaaaagattttttcaagttaatgaaTAATGCGGTTTTTGGTAAAACCATGGAAAATGTAGATAAGCGAGTCGATGTAAGATTAGTGACCAGTTGGGATGATGTTCATACTAGCGAAATCTCCGGTCGTCCTCGTTTAGGAGCTCGGAGTTTAATTgcgaaattgaattttaaaagcatAAGCATATTCACAGAAACGTTTTCGGCAATTCAAATGGATCGTCTCCATGTCGTTTACGATAAACCTCTATATGTTGGTTTTACGGTTTTAGAATTGTCTAAATTGttaatgtataatttttattatgatttcttaaaacCAAAGTACGGTGAATCTATTCGCTTATGTTACATGGATACCGATAGCTTCACCGTACTAATTGATTCCGATGATGTTTATAGAGACgtgaaattgaatttagataaatttgacaCATCGAACTACAGTCCTGATAATCAGTTTGACATACCGTTACATAATAAAGCTGTTTTGGGTAAAATGAAAGACGAGAATTGCGGAAACACAATGGTTGAATTTATCGGTTTGAGGTCTAAAGTGTATGCGAATAGGGTCGCTGATGGTCGGGTTAcaaagaaatctaaaggtgttAAGAAAGCTATTGTTAAACATAAcaaatcttttcaaaattatttagattgtttaaattcaaaatcggttttatttaaaaaacaaacgttatttagaagtttcaatcataacatatttacagcattacaaaataaattggttctATCACCAAATGACTCCAAgcgatatatttgtaataatggAATTAATACATTCGCTTGGGGTCATTATAGTATTAATGACGATAGTacttag
- the LOC111416701 gene encoding matrix metalloproteinase-16-like: protein MTFRRTAVVDIQGVQVDSEFEAREVTLIDLDTSHTLHLHLQSSKPFRALNEKDQKSCRYLERHHHRLGFNDGWISQVLNVQQVKMYLHINFKSIYLLIYILKYISGTLNDDTDDIYNLLVKYGHISAVDFDEQPNLHLDRQEMLAEGLSHFQNYYHLPITGEADNDTLKLLLKPRCGNLDVYTNLNYKHITRKWNFTKIKWGLFQPYHLQSVELFRKAFNVWSEHINLQFQKTYRDINILIGFRSVNHTLIQNPRINCPAKFDCKGGVLAHAEYPSIHKDKVEIHIDIDENWNFTNNNENEVNLLPVIIHEIGHSLGLDHNNRNDSVMYAYYGGVETLSRHDIDNIQRIYGRKSLDKPSISTTTSIPTTNRTQTSTTTRTTTTTTTVRPSPSTTTTTTIRSTSVSTVNVSHICDVDEKFTAFLIYDKIVYVFFKQWVWLIDLKTKKPIQSEAVNILDWIHPLRGVLDNSDYDYVVSVDSNGLFTFIIKNEIYIIEIKSLTVRYKYRFSETELGLTDASKIRGVVTSNYGLTYIFFDKHYIIQVDEYFYRRKKIIMSADEFFPGIPNNFSGVYKTSDGLLNFFVGDIIIRYNEYLKEVVSSSEKNLSLLGISCPYKSLIDQLKYILSTIISSNITIPAEN from the exons ATGACATTCAGACGTACGGCAGTTGTAGATATTCAAGGTGTTCAAGTCGATTCAGAATTTGAAGCCAGAGAAGTCACTCTCATAGATTTAGACACATCCCACACGTTACATCTACATCTTCAGTCAAGCAAACCATTCCGAGCGCTGAACGAAAAGGACCAGAAGTCTTGTAGATATTTAGAACGGCATCATCATCGATTGGGTTTTAACGATGGCTGGATCAGTCAAG TCCTTAACGTCCAACAAGTTAAGATGTACCtccatattaattttaaatctatttaCCTGTTGATatatatattgaaatatatatCTGGAACGTTAAACGACGATACTGATGATATTTATAACCTTCTTGTTAAGTATGGACATATTTCGGCGGTGGACTTTGACGAACAACCCAATTTACATTTAGATCGTCAGGAAATGTTAGCTGAAGGTCTATCTCACTTTCAAAATTACTATCATCTCCCTATAACAGGGGAGGCTGATAATGATACGTTAAAGCTACTGTTAAAACCCCGATGTGGTAATTTGgatgtttatacaaatttaaactATAAACATATAACGCGTAAGTGGAActttactaaaattaaatgggGTTTGTTCCAACCATATCATCTACAGTCCGTAGAGCTATTTAGAAAGGCGTTTAACGTTTGGTCTGAGcatataaatttacaatttcaaaaaacttatcgagatattaacattttaatcggGTTTCGAAGTGTGAATCATACACTTATCCAAAATCCTAGGATAAATTGCCCCGCTAAATTTGACTGTAAAGGAGGTGTGCTAGCTCACGCAGAGTATCCGAGTATACATAAAGATAAAGTTGAAATTCATATAGACATAGACGAGAATTGGAATTTCactaataataacgaaaatgaAGTCAATTTATTACCAGTTATTATACATGAAATTGGACACTCTTTAGGGTTAGATCATAATAATCGAAATGATTCCGTAATGTATGCATATTATGGTGGAGTTGAAACCTTAAGTCGGCATGACATTGATAATATACAGAGAATCTATGGACGTAAATCACTTGATAAACCTAGTATCTCTACAACAACCTCAATTCCCACTACAAATAGAACTCAAACTTCGACTACAACaagaacaacaacaacaacaacaacagtAAGGCCATCAccatcaacaacaacaacaacaacaataaggTCAACATCAGTTTCAACTGTCAACGTCTCCCATATATGCGATGTGGATGAAAAGTTCacagcatttttaatttacgataAAATAGTCTACGTTTTCTTTAAGCAGTGGGTTTGGTTAATTGatctaaagactaaaaaacCGATTCAATCCGAAGCTGTAAACATTTTAGATTGGATACACCCCTTGAGAGGGGTTTTAGACAATAGCGACTATGACTATGTAGTGTCAGTAGATTCAAATGGTCTATTcacatttattatcaaaaatgaaatatatataattgaaattaagagTTTAACTGTAAGGTATAAATATAGATTTTCTGAAACGGAATTAGGTTTAACTGATGCAAGTAAAATTAGAGGTGTGGTTACCAGTAACTACGGTTTGACATACATCTTTTTCGATAAACATTACATCATTCAGGTAGATGAGTACTTTTACAGaagaaaaaagattataatGTCTGCAGATGAATTCTTTCCGGGAATTCCAAACAACTTCAGTGGTGTATATAAAACGTCTGatggtttattaaatttctttgttgGAGATATAATTATCCGTTacaatgaatatttaaaagagGTTGTGAGTAGTTCGGAAAAGAACCTATCTTTATTGGGTATATCTTGTCCCTATAAGTCTTTAATTGATCAACTCAAATATATATTGTCTACaataatttcatcaaatatcACAATTCCAGcggaaaattaa